Proteins from a single region of Dyadobacter fanqingshengii:
- a CDS encoding CHAT domain-containing protein yields the protein MLITVFAFSQTEELLPSLVREKEEIARIMRDLHSEFKHIDVIDPTPDKVLKEISENESDLCIFHISGHSNHEYFATRQFNTRAESIADQLSYCYSLKLVILNGCNSDGQLQFYTKQDIPCIVATNSKINDTPATDFAITFYRHFFQNHGAFNESFERARIAANATTAVSVQSVNRDLGSDEPEISDNKWIVSYQDSSAPALSSATLDETKTYEPNILLFGVLLQLLPDVVQEYPSDNLAHDDDVLFKFHANKFLSAFPQPIGSQLSKLFTKETEEEIRISLNKTPFLLRINHMHSAYQTIRKIISAVLVAELLEVFDKQDTETGDKQLMEEIVSSAKLLFDSDVLTFYKSALKLLVEKQPEIQFSFAAEINNHIYSQIQRDEESYRESIQFFSDFSNLQNERTARKICGKIEEKLALWVKLSLIFCKCRLISIRNISLIQFRRKKLPKYAHRLFLYMGPTANDYPRNVLDYYTSNTVILTNKERFLNRDYNGYLNLYPFLIDWNCFIEKATTTALFYPIAFSKNEQKIVYRDISESDETNYIIKPRTFIQPNADATLKLIKSDEAYYALEEQFLDLSKIVLDRDSFELC from the coding sequence GTGTTAATTACTGTATTTGCATTCAGCCAGACTGAGGAGCTGCTTCCCAGCTTGGTGCGGGAAAAGGAGGAGATTGCCCGTATCATGCGGGATCTTCACAGTGAATTCAAGCACATTGATGTGATTGATCCCACACCGGATAAAGTGCTGAAAGAAATTTCAGAAAATGAGTCTGACCTTTGCATTTTCCACATCAGTGGCCATTCCAATCATGAGTATTTTGCAACGCGTCAGTTCAATACCCGAGCCGAAAGCATCGCAGACCAACTTAGTTATTGCTATTCATTAAAATTGGTGATACTCAACGGCTGCAATTCCGATGGTCAGCTTCAATTTTACACAAAGCAGGATATACCATGCATTGTCGCGACGAATTCGAAAATCAACGACACGCCTGCCACTGATTTTGCCATAACATTTTACCGTCATTTTTTTCAAAATCATGGCGCTTTCAATGAGTCATTCGAGAGAGCGAGGATAGCTGCTAATGCTACTACTGCTGTTAGTGTGCAATCTGTCAACCGGGATTTGGGTTCAGACGAACCAGAAATTTCAGACAACAAGTGGATAGTGTCCTACCAGGATTCAAGCGCCCCGGCGCTTAGCTCCGCCACCCTGGACGAAACCAAAACTTACGAGCCTAACATCTTGTTATTCGGTGTTTTATTGCAGTTGCTGCCTGATGTGGTTCAGGAGTATCCCAGTGATAACCTGGCGCACGATGATGACGTTCTGTTCAAATTCCATGCAAACAAATTTCTTTCCGCCTTTCCGCAGCCGATCGGGTCGCAGCTCAGCAAGCTGTTTACAAAAGAAACGGAAGAAGAGATCAGAATTTCTCTCAATAAAACACCTTTCCTGCTTAGGATAAACCATATGCATTCGGCATATCAAACGATCCGAAAGATTATTTCTGCCGTGCTGGTGGCTGAGTTGCTGGAAGTTTTTGATAAACAGGATACTGAAACGGGCGATAAACAGCTCATGGAGGAGATTGTCAGCAGTGCGAAGCTGCTTTTTGATTCGGATGTGCTCACCTTTTATAAATCTGCATTAAAATTACTGGTTGAGAAACAGCCGGAAATACAATTTTCATTTGCTGCCGAAATCAACAATCATATTTATAGTCAAATTCAACGCGATGAAGAGTCCTATCGGGAATCCATCCAGTTTTTTAGCGATTTCAGCAATCTGCAAAACGAGAGAACAGCGCGGAAAATTTGTGGGAAAATCGAGGAAAAGCTGGCGCTGTGGGTGAAGCTCTCTCTGATTTTCTGCAAGTGCAGACTTATATCAATTCGTAACATCAGCCTCATTCAGTTCAGGCGAAAAAAATTGCCCAAGTATGCGCACAGGCTGTTTCTGTACATGGGCCCGACCGCCAACGATTATCCGAGGAACGTCCTGGATTACTACACGAGTAACACGGTGATACTCACGAACAAAGAGCGATTCCTGAATAGGGATTACAATGGTTACCTCAATCTTTATCCATTTCTGATCGACTGGAACTGTTTTATCGAAAAAGCTACGACAACAGCCCTGTTTTATCCCATCGCTTTCAGCAAAAACGAACAGAAGATCGTCTACCGGGATATTTCCGAATCAGATGAAACCAATTACATCATTAAACCCAGAACCTTCATTCAGCCAAATGCCGATGCCACGCTGAAACTGATTAAATCCGATGAAGCCTACTATGCCTTAGAAGAGCAGTTCCTGGATCTTTCCAAAATAGTGTTAGACAGAGATTCATTTGAATTATGTTAA
- a CDS encoding nSTAND1 domain-containing NTPase yields the protein MLKSPFKFLDPYQPEDKDLFFGRSTEISVLRELLNSSNLILIYGKSGTGKTSLIKGGLSQKLTFHDWLPVTIRRNEHILTSLCNEFRNLIPGDSQIEEDPVECLNRIYNYYLRPIYLIFDQFEEIFTNKSLAAQESSGQLAMKAEEERAAFFKVIKTILDTDIPTKILFCIREEYIAQLYTYEDESYLPNLFDFRLRIEPMTRKDVEEVVEKTFLAFNIRNAIPVSKIIENLLTGGAERQLAYLQVYLDNLWRDSYAVDHGNGEWYGRNIPEVTISEGIFTQVGQVSDVLKRYFTKKKAEIRALLQNGPAQEFSDADWEGFEQQFYSNFITQQGTKQPVKYTVNDGNMIRLEMGNFEELEMVSHYVNELESARIIRKEASFLELAHDSLATIVQEGLTAEQVLIRNIEQSILSNYQIFQESNSGFLSAGFIEIYERYKSKMEFEKPVLDYIEFSRDDNDKKVTELQTALLSSEKRKKRAYILGLLCLGFLIAAIIFGGKFYKNKADLQEALALQKEITVLLEKEKQQNLNNYNKQIEISQKLKVANDLALSSADSLERTLYLVRSAQARAAQSDSRRISEEVKKYMRAADKMHALDNHELERAILVNAARKYPLNKEIRNKIKDNATLETRSDL from the coding sequence ATGTTAAAGAGCCCTTTTAAATTTCTGGACCCCTATCAGCCCGAAGATAAAGATCTGTTCTTTGGACGCAGCACGGAAATTTCGGTCCTCAGGGAACTGCTAAACTCCTCGAATCTCATTCTCATTTACGGAAAATCGGGAACGGGTAAGACAAGTCTGATCAAAGGCGGGCTTTCGCAGAAGCTTACTTTTCATGATTGGCTGCCGGTTACGATCCGTAGAAATGAGCACATACTGACGTCCTTATGCAACGAATTCAGAAATCTCATTCCCGGCGACAGTCAGATAGAGGAAGATCCGGTGGAGTGCCTGAACCGCATTTATAATTATTACCTGCGTCCTATCTATCTGATTTTCGACCAGTTCGAAGAAATCTTTACCAACAAGTCGCTTGCCGCCCAGGAATCATCCGGTCAGTTAGCGATGAAAGCAGAGGAAGAGCGCGCGGCGTTCTTCAAAGTGATCAAGACGATCCTGGATACGGATATTCCTACCAAGATATTGTTCTGCATCCGGGAGGAATACATTGCGCAGCTATACACTTATGAAGATGAGTCGTATCTGCCCAATCTGTTCGATTTCAGGTTGAGAATAGAACCTATGACGCGGAAGGATGTGGAGGAGGTTGTTGAGAAGACATTCCTTGCATTCAATATCAGAAATGCAATTCCCGTTTCAAAAATTATAGAAAATTTGCTTACCGGGGGAGCTGAAAGACAATTGGCATACTTGCAGGTTTACCTGGATAATTTATGGAGGGACAGTTACGCCGTGGATCACGGCAATGGTGAGTGGTATGGAAGAAATATTCCTGAGGTTACGATCAGCGAGGGGATATTCACCCAGGTAGGCCAGGTTTCGGACGTATTGAAAAGGTATTTTACCAAAAAAAAGGCTGAGATCAGGGCCCTGCTTCAGAATGGACCTGCACAAGAATTCAGCGATGCCGATTGGGAAGGTTTTGAACAGCAATTTTACAGCAATTTCATAACACAACAGGGAACAAAGCAGCCTGTGAAGTATACTGTCAACGACGGTAATATGATCAGGTTGGAAATGGGGAATTTTGAGGAGTTGGAAATGGTATCCCATTATGTGAACGAGCTCGAAAGCGCGCGGATCATCAGAAAAGAGGCTTCTTTTCTGGAACTTGCCCATGATTCTCTTGCCACCATTGTACAGGAAGGCCTTACAGCAGAGCAGGTCCTGATCAGAAACATAGAACAAAGCATTCTTTCGAACTACCAGATCTTCCAGGAAAGCAACAGCGGTTTTTTGTCAGCCGGCTTCATTGAGATCTATGAAAGGTATAAAAGCAAGATGGAGTTTGAAAAGCCTGTTCTGGATTACATTGAATTCAGTCGGGATGACAATGATAAGAAAGTAACCGAGCTCCAAACAGCATTGCTAAGCTCTGAAAAGCGGAAAAAACGCGCATACATTCTCGGCCTGCTTTGTCTTGGCTTCTTGATCGCCGCGATTATTTTCGGCGGGAAGTTTTACAAAAACAAAGCGGACTTGCAGGAAGCACTTGCCTTGCAGAAGGAGATAACCGTCTTGTTGGAAAAAGAAAAACAGCAAAATCTAAACAACTATAATAAGCAAATAGAGATAAGTCAGAAGCTGAAAGTGGCGAACGATCTGGCATTATCGTCGGCGGATAGTTTGGAGAGAACACTGTATTTGGTCAGGAGCGCACAGGCCAGGGCAGCGCAGTCAGACAGTCGGCGTATCAGTGAGGAAGTGAAAAAGTACATGCGTGCCGCCGACAAGATGCACGCCCTTGATAACCATGAGCTGGAAAGGGCAATTCTGGTTAACGCGGCCAGGAAATATCCTCTCAATAAGGAGATAAGGAATAAAATAAAGGACAATGCGACGCTTGAAACCCGATCAGATTTATGA
- a CDS encoding leucine-rich repeat domain-containing protein gives MKYCLLLTFVWAFYDAAGQKRQQYQPYEDSTCAKMLAEATISFDSSNYTRARDYCEAALLICNAKSTAFEALLKRTNNAIDKQKQDAIDSQNAAKEAAIKIQLSRDSLKMVNLLKQKIVDAFYFYNNRYALAFKQGRYGFVNMAGDTLIGYKFSEATPFGQKYGYAQVKADHISGKAKEYLLDTTKALYPLARSIRQLTIDPTCEALITTLRNGADVKNIIGNKQLKILFVEPNYRDNSVLSRRLIGRLRLLPQLESVSFTNNGLTSFPRGFLELDNVITVNLSGNQIAEIASFQVNGMCRLQKIAKLDLSNNQLRTLPEDVKMLTTLRYVNLEGNRISTQEVAKIKSWLPKDCDILFKDYQKFPQSILTQVRQIGNSDNNKYISLQRVLRDTLEKYHSEVPEDDEINIALAVAKANVWWGEVLIKTRTVKDADSLIAFNTRLRSDIMDLYELDIPDNAELNYRIAQACQNIADQYMLKKDFRRAEMAAAGGLEKDPLDNQLKISLAHALLGQNRLEEAKDAYISFIGSSRNPRRQIARLQMDFEKLFKENILPRTDEVKKMIEQIVAASN, from the coding sequence ATGAAATACTGCCTACTTCTGACATTTGTATGGGCTTTTTACGACGCTGCTGGTCAAAAAAGACAGCAATATCAGCCCTACGAAGATTCGACCTGCGCGAAAATGCTGGCCGAAGCCACGATTTCTTTTGACAGTTCCAATTATACCCGCGCGAGGGATTATTGTGAGGCTGCGCTCCTGATTTGTAATGCAAAGTCGACAGCCTTCGAGGCATTGCTCAAAAGGACAAACAATGCGATTGACAAGCAGAAGCAGGACGCCATAGATTCCCAAAATGCAGCCAAAGAGGCAGCGATCAAAATCCAGCTGAGCAGGGATAGCCTCAAAATGGTTAACCTGTTAAAACAAAAGATTGTAGACGCCTTTTACTTTTACAACAACCGTTATGCGCTGGCATTCAAGCAGGGCCGCTATGGCTTTGTGAATATGGCGGGTGATACACTTATTGGCTATAAATTCAGTGAAGCGACTCCATTTGGCCAGAAATACGGTTACGCTCAGGTTAAAGCCGATCATATTTCGGGAAAGGCAAAGGAATATTTGCTGGATACAACCAAAGCGCTGTATCCGCTGGCCAGGAGCATCCGCCAGCTTACCATCGATCCTACCTGCGAAGCATTGATCACGACATTGCGAAATGGGGCCGATGTCAAGAATATAATCGGGAACAAACAGTTAAAGATTCTTTTTGTTGAGCCCAATTACAGGGATAATAGTGTCTTATCGCGTAGGTTGATCGGCCGGTTAAGGCTGCTTCCGCAATTAGAATCGGTGAGTTTCACAAACAATGGCCTTACTAGCTTTCCCAGGGGTTTTTTAGAACTGGATAATGTGATAACCGTGAATTTGTCAGGAAATCAGATAGCTGAAATTGCTTCTTTTCAGGTGAATGGCATGTGCCGCCTCCAGAAGATTGCCAAACTGGATCTGTCCAATAATCAGCTCAGGACTTTGCCGGAAGACGTCAAAATGCTCACCACTTTACGGTATGTCAATTTGGAGGGTAATCGCATTTCTACCCAGGAAGTCGCAAAGATCAAGTCATGGCTTCCAAAGGATTGTGACATTCTTTTTAAAGACTACCAGAAATTTCCGCAGTCTATTCTTACGCAGGTCAGGCAGATCGGTAACAGCGACAATAATAAGTATATCAGTTTGCAACGCGTGCTTCGGGATACGCTGGAAAAATATCACAGCGAAGTTCCCGAAGACGATGAAATCAATATTGCGCTCGCGGTTGCCAAGGCAAACGTATGGTGGGGCGAAGTGCTGATCAAAACAAGAACAGTAAAAGATGCAGATTCGCTCATTGCATTCAACACCCGGCTTAGAAGCGACATTATGGATCTTTACGAGCTCGACATTCCGGATAATGCCGAACTCAATTACAGGATTGCCCAGGCATGCCAGAACATTGCGGATCAATACATGCTGAAAAAAGATTTCAGGAGGGCAGAAATGGCTGCGGCCGGAGGCCTGGAAAAAGACCCTCTGGATAACCAGCTGAAAATAAGCCTGGCTCACGCGCTTCTTGGACAGAACAGATTGGAAGAGGCAAAGGATGCCTATATTTCGTTTATAGGCAGTTCTAGGAACCCGCGCCGGCAGATCGCCCGTCTTCAAATGGATTTTGAAAAGCTTTTTAAGGAAAATATCCTGCCTCGTACCGACGAAGTCAAAAAAATGATAGAACAGATTGTTGCGGCATCTAACTAA